From one Deltaproteobacteria bacterium HGW-Deltaproteobacteria-4 genomic stretch:
- the hemL gene encoding glutamate-1-semialdehyde-2,1-aminomutase, whose protein sequence is MIHNQSSRCFAEANQIIPGGVNSPVRAFRSVGCEPIFIERAAGSKIYDIDGNAYIDYVGSWGPMILGHCHPQVVSAIEKAARNGASFGAPTKLEIELAEMVCEAYPNIEMVRMVSSGTEATMSAIRLARGYTGRDKILKFDGCYHGHADSLLVKAGSGAATFGVPTSLGVPVDLAKHTLTATYNDLEETRNLVRVNSGQIAAIIVEPIAGNMGCVAPRPGFLEGLRQLCNEEGIVLIIDEVMTGFRVAFGGAQERFKVQGDLVCLGKIIGGGLPVGAFGGKREIMEKLSPLGGVYQAGTLSGNPLAMSAGIATLKLLKEPGFYNLIEEKSDYLEKGLLDAAKESPIPTCWNRVGGMFCSFFTAGPVTNFTEALKSDTVAFGKFFRSMLDQGINLAPSQFEAGFMSAAHSQDDLDQTIAAARKAYKSL, encoded by the coding sequence ATGATTCACAATCAATCATCCCGATGCTTTGCAGAAGCCAACCAGATTATCCCCGGCGGTGTCAACAGCCCGGTCCGCGCCTTTCGCTCGGTCGGTTGCGAGCCGATCTTCATCGAACGCGCAGCCGGCTCAAAAATCTATGATATTGACGGCAATGCTTATATTGATTACGTCGGCTCCTGGGGGCCGATGATCCTCGGCCATTGCCACCCGCAGGTTGTCAGCGCCATCGAAAAGGCGGCGCGCAACGGCGCTTCTTTCGGCGCACCGACCAAGCTTGAAATCGAACTGGCCGAGATGGTCTGCGAGGCCTACCCGAATATCGAGATGGTGCGCATGGTTTCGTCCGGCACCGAAGCGACGATGAGCGCCATCCGTCTGGCGCGCGGCTACACCGGGCGGGATAAAATCCTCAAATTCGACGGCTGCTACCATGGCCATGCCGATTCCCTCCTGGTCAAGGCCGGCTCCGGCGCTGCCACGTTCGGGGTTCCGACCTCCCTCGGGGTTCCGGTTGACCTCGCCAAACACACCCTCACCGCTACCTATAATGATCTTGAAGAGACCCGCAACCTAGTTCGGGTCAATTCCGGTCAGATCGCCGCCATTATTGTTGAGCCGATCGCCGGAAATATGGGCTGCGTCGCCCCCCGCCCTGGTTTCCTTGAAGGATTGCGGCAACTCTGTAACGAAGAGGGGATCGTCCTGATCATCGACGAAGTTATGACCGGCTTCCGCGTCGCCTTTGGCGGCGCCCAGGAACGCTTCAAGGTTCAGGGTGACCTCGTTTGTCTCGGCAAGATCATCGGCGGCGGACTCCCGGTCGGTGCCTTTGGCGGCAAACGCGAGATCATGGAGAAACTCTCCCCCCTCGGCGGCGTTTATCAGGCCGGCACCCTCTCAGGCAACCCCCTGGCGATGAGCGCAGGGATAGCCACCCTGAAGCTCCTCAAGGAGCCCGGTTTCTACAACCTTATCGAAGAGAAGAGCGACTATCTGGAAAAGGGACTGTTAGACGCTGCCAAGGAATCACCGATTCCGACCTGCTGGAACCGGGTCGGCGGCATGTTCTGCTCCTTCTTCACCGCAGGCCCCGTCACCAACTTCACTGAAGCGTTAAAGAGCGACACTGTCGCTTTCGGCAAGTTTTTCCGCTCCATGCTCGATCAGGGGATCAACCTCGCCCCGAGTCAATTTGAAGCCGGCTTCATGAGTGCCGCACACAGTCAGGATGATCTTGATCAGACCATCGCTGCAGCTCGCAAGGCCTACAAGTCCCTGTAA
- a CDS encoding thioredoxin family protein, which produces MKIEILVNAKSVEAGDRVLQNVKEALERTDIEAEVHIYHDAHKMIDHRVYIAPALMIDDAVRIAGRIPETKEILSIFAERPRYHKRLKKVA; this is translated from the coding sequence ATGAAGATCGAAATTCTCGTTAATGCCAAGAGCGTTGAAGCCGGTGACCGGGTATTACAAAACGTCAAAGAGGCATTGGAGCGGACTGATATCGAAGCGGAAGTTCATATTTATCATGATGCTCACAAAATGATTGATCACCGTGTTTATATTGCTCCGGCCCTGATGATTGATGATGCCGTTCGCATCGCTGGACGGATACCGGAAACAAAAGAGATCCTTTCTATCTTTGCCGAACGTCCGCGTTACCACAAACGTTTGAAAAAAGTCGCCTGA
- a CDS encoding NADH-quinone oxidoreductase subunit B, with protein sequence MGVETLGDNVITTSLDKVVNWSRSRSLWPMTFGLACCAIEMMSTGAARFDLDRFGIIFRASPRQADCIIIAGTVTRKMLPVILTVYEQMPEPKYVVAMGACACSGGVFDTYSVVQGIDEYLPVDVYIPGCPPRPEGLLYGLIKLQEKIMRERNSFGAAIGIGEVINDA encoded by the coding sequence ATGGGAGTAGAAACGCTGGGCGATAACGTCATTACGACCTCTCTGGACAAGGTGGTCAACTGGTCCAGATCCCGTTCCCTTTGGCCGATGACCTTTGGTTTGGCCTGTTGTGCCATTGAGATGATGTCGACGGGTGCTGCACGTTTCGATCTTGACCGTTTCGGGATTATTTTTCGTGCATCTCCCCGGCAGGCGGACTGCATAATTATTGCCGGTACAGTTACCAGGAAGATGTTGCCGGTTATCCTGACTGTCTATGAGCAGATGCCTGAGCCGAAGTATGTCGTTGCCATGGGCGCCTGTGCTTGTTCCGGTGGCGTATTTGACACCTATAGTGTTGTGCAGGGTATTGATGAATATCTTCCGGTCGATGTTTATATCCCCGGATGTCCGCCGCGCCCTGAAGGCCTGTTGTATGGGCTTATCAAGTTGCAGGAGAAAATTATGCGCGAGCGTAACTCCTTTGGTGCAGCCATCGGAATCGGCGAAGTCATTAATGACGCATGA
- a CDS encoding NADH-quinone oxidoreductase subunit D (Catalyzes the transfer of electrons from NADH to quinone), with the protein MASTETMTVNMGPQHPSTHGVLQLILELDGETVIKATPHIGFLHRGVEKLSENRTYHQVLPLTDRLDYLAPMHNNLGYVLAVEKLFGITDMIPERAQTVRVMMAEITRLKSHLVWLACHALDIGAMTVFIYCFREREMIMDMYEKLSGARMTSNYFRVGGLSADLPDGFEKDVRHFIDVMPGHIDTYEGLLTGNIIWQKRIQGVGVIDAEAAIDIGLSGPSLRGSGVDWDLRRDNPYSGYENYDFKVCVEQGCDTWARYRVRLDEMRESVKIIRQALDRLQAGPIMADCPKICLPPKKDVVNTIEGLIHQFKIISEGPKPEAGEIYQGVENPKGEVGFYLVSDGSSNPYRMKVRPASFVNLQALPQMVQGRLIADVVAIIGTLDIVLGEIDR; encoded by the coding sequence ATGGCATCGACCGAAACCATGACAGTTAACATGGGTCCGCAGCACCCCTCCACACACGGAGTTTTGCAGCTGATTCTTGAACTTGACGGCGAAACTGTTATCAAGGCAACACCACATATCGGTTTTTTGCACCGCGGTGTAGAAAAACTTTCTGAAAACCGGACATATCATCAGGTGCTTCCCCTGACTGACCGTCTCGATTACCTGGCGCCGATGCATAACAATCTTGGTTATGTGCTGGCGGTCGAGAAGCTCTTCGGTATTACCGATATGATTCCGGAGCGTGCACAGACGGTTCGCGTCATGATGGCGGAAATCACCCGCCTGAAGAGCCACCTCGTCTGGCTTGCCTGTCATGCCCTTGATATTGGTGCTATGACGGTCTTTATCTACTGTTTTCGCGAACGCGAAATGATCATGGATATGTACGAAAAGCTCTCCGGGGCCCGTATGACATCCAATTATTTTCGTGTCGGCGGACTCTCTGCCGACCTCCCGGACGGTTTTGAAAAAGACGTACGCCACTTCATCGATGTTATGCCCGGTCATATTGATACCTACGAAGGTCTTCTCACCGGCAATATAATTTGGCAGAAGCGTATCCAGGGTGTCGGTGTCATCGATGCTGAGGCTGCCATTGATATCGGCTTGAGTGGACCGTCTCTTCGTGGTTCCGGTGTCGATTGGGATTTGCGGCGTGACAATCCCTATAGTGGCTATGAAAATTATGACTTCAAGGTCTGTGTAGAGCAGGGGTGCGATACCTGGGCGCGTTACCGTGTCCGTCTTGATGAGATGCGTGAATCGGTCAAGATTATTCGCCAGGCGCTCGATCGCTTGCAAGCCGGACCAATTATGGCTGACTGTCCGAAGATCTGTCTCCCGCCGAAAAAAGACGTCGTCAATACCATCGAAGGCCTGATCCATCAGTTCAAGATCATCAGTGAAGGTCCGAAACCTGAAGCCGGCGAAATTTATCAGGGTGTTGAAAACCCAAAGGGTGAGGTCGGTTTTTATCTTGTCTCGGACGGTTCAAGTAATCCCTATCGGATGAAGGTCCGCCCGGCTTCCTTTGTCAATCTTCAGGCCTTGCCGCAGATGGTGCAGGGACGCTTGATTGCTGACGTTGTTGCGATTATCGGAACACTCGATATCGTCCTTGGTGAAATTGACCGCTAA
- a CDS encoding NADH-quinone oxidoreductase subunit A has product MLDTYLPILVLLGISMAFALGSLVFSGLIGMKKPSAVKLAPYECGMPPVGTARERFPIKFYIIAMLFIVFDIETVFMYPWAVVFRELGMFGFAEMGVFIAILVVGYAYVWRKGALEWE; this is encoded by the coding sequence ATGTTGGATACTTATCTACCGATACTAGTGTTGCTCGGTATCTCTATGGCTTTTGCGCTGGGGTCGCTGGTCTTTTCGGGGCTCATCGGCATGAAGAAGCCGTCCGCGGTCAAGTTGGCACCGTATGAGTGCGGTATGCCGCCGGTCGGTACGGCTCGTGAACGTTTCCCGATCAAGTTTTATATTATTGCCATGCTCTTTATTGTCTTTGATATTGAGACGGTCTTTATGTATCCCTGGGCTGTTGTCTTCAGGGAGTTGGGGATGTTCGGTTTTGCTGAGATGGGCGTCTTTATTGCCATTCTTGTAGTCGGTTATGCTTATGTCTGGAGAAAAGGAGCGCTCGAATGGGAGTAG
- the hemG gene encoding protoporphyrinogen oxidase produces MRQIAIIGGGISGLSAAHAIERLSRAAGIAAQVTIFEKEERTGGKVWSLHEEGFLCEWGPNGFLDSKPMTLELCAHLGISEKLLRSDDNARKRFIYATGQLHSLPENGPSFLKSQLISWPGKMRLAAELLIPPRRDGVDETLASFARRRLGPEALDKLIGPMVSGIFAGDPETMSLKSCFPRICELEQQYGGLLKAMILLAKKKKAEVKAGKAVASAAGPAGILTSFVGGIQDLTNATAASLSGPVRTGTTVTAIRRQSAGFELTLADGSSVNSEIVIFAAPAYALAGITDSFDAEMARILREILYAPMNVICCGYEREKISRNLDAFGYLIAKKEGRATLGTLWDSSIFPNRAPQGKVLLRSMMGGATNPGAINLNDSDVLTKVRGDLQQIMGISAAPDFVRIFRHPQAIPQYTVGHSRRVEALRARAALAPGLFLTGNAFFGVGLNDCVNASNQVADAVLAHLQA; encoded by the coding sequence ATGCGACAGATTGCCATTATTGGCGGGGGAATTTCCGGACTTTCCGCCGCCCATGCGATAGAACGACTGAGCAGAGCCGCCGGCATTGCCGCTCAGGTGACGATCTTTGAAAAAGAAGAGCGCACCGGCGGCAAGGTCTGGAGTCTGCACGAAGAAGGCTTCCTCTGCGAATGGGGCCCGAACGGCTTTCTCGACAGCAAACCGATGACGTTGGAGCTCTGCGCTCACCTCGGCATCAGCGAAAAACTGCTCCGTTCTGACGACAACGCCCGCAAGCGCTTCATCTATGCGACCGGGCAACTGCACAGCCTCCCGGAGAACGGGCCGAGTTTTCTCAAATCGCAGCTGATCAGCTGGCCGGGCAAGATGCGCCTGGCCGCTGAACTCCTGATCCCGCCGCGCCGTGACGGCGTTGACGAAACCCTGGCATCCTTTGCCCGCCGCCGCCTCGGCCCTGAAGCCCTCGACAAACTCATCGGCCCGATGGTCTCCGGCATCTTTGCCGGCGATCCCGAGACCATGAGCCTCAAGAGCTGCTTCCCCCGCATCTGCGAACTTGAACAGCAGTACGGCGGCCTGCTCAAGGCGATGATTCTTCTCGCCAAGAAGAAGAAAGCCGAGGTCAAGGCCGGCAAAGCCGTGGCCAGCGCCGCCGGTCCGGCCGGCATCCTCACCTCCTTTGTCGGCGGCATCCAGGATCTGACCAACGCCACCGCCGCTTCCCTGAGCGGGCCGGTGCGCACCGGGACAACCGTAACGGCGATCCGCCGCCAGAGCGCCGGATTCGAACTCACCCTCGCCGACGGCAGCAGCGTCAACAGCGAAATCGTCATCTTTGCCGCCCCCGCTTATGCCCTGGCCGGGATAACCGACAGCTTCGATGCCGAGATGGCGCGGATCCTCCGCGAGATCCTTTATGCGCCGATGAACGTCATCTGCTGTGGCTATGAGCGGGAAAAGATTTCCCGCAACCTCGACGCCTTTGGCTATCTCATCGCCAAGAAAGAGGGGCGTGCCACCCTCGGCACCCTCTGGGATTCAAGCATCTTCCCGAATCGCGCCCCGCAGGGAAAGGTCCTGCTGCGCTCGATGATGGGCGGCGCCACCAATCCCGGCGCCATCAACCTCAATGACAGCGACGTCCTGACGAAAGTCCGGGGCGATCTCCAGCAGATCATGGGGATCAGCGCCGCCCCCGACTTTGTCCGTATCTTCCGTCACCCCCAGGCCATCCCCCAGTATACCGTCGGCCACAGCCGCCGCGTCGAGGCCCTGCGCGCCCGCGCCGCCTTGGCGCCGGGGCTCTTCCTCACCGGCAATGCCTTCTTCGGTGTCGGGCTTAACGACTGCGTCAACGCCTCCAATCAGGTCGCCGACGCCGTCCTCGCCCATCTGCAAGCGTAA
- a CDS encoding NADH-quinone oxidoreductase subunit C, producing the protein MSVEAIVENLKGKFSSSVLEVLGFRGETTVIVKKEQIVAICLYLKTSEGFNFLCDLCGVDYLGKKDDRFMVVYNLYNITTHERLRLKVAVAEKDATVDSVTSVWGTANWHERECWDLMGISFNNHPDLRRILMPADWVGHPLRKDYPVQGPGRALYQGGLS; encoded by the coding sequence ATGAGCGTAGAAGCTATTGTCGAAAATTTAAAAGGAAAGTTTTCTTCTTCGGTACTTGAAGTTCTTGGGTTCCGTGGAGAAACAACGGTCATCGTCAAGAAAGAGCAGATCGTTGCCATCTGTCTTTACCTGAAGACAAGCGAAGGTTTCAACTTTTTGTGCGATCTTTGTGGTGTTGACTATCTTGGCAAGAAGGATGACCGGTTCATGGTTGTCTACAATCTTTACAATATCACGACCCATGAGCGTCTGCGCTTGAAGGTTGCTGTTGCCGAGAAAGATGCGACGGTCGATTCGGTCACATCAGTCTGGGGGACGGCAAACTGGCATGAGCGTGAGTGCTGGGATTTGATGGGTATTTCTTTTAATAATCATCCTGATCTCCGTCGTATTCTTATGCCCGCAGATTGGGTAGGGCATCCGTTACGCAAAGATTATCCGGTTCAGGGTCCTGGCCGCGCGCTCTATCAGGGCGGGCTCTCCTGA
- a CDS encoding NADH-quinone oxidoreductase subunit NuoE encodes MSNVAEQQEQELEIDLAGANEILDHYEFMQGALMPVLQAIQEHYGYIPEPCVDLVAERLNVYPSQIYGVLTFYAQFHLEPRGKYIIRVCKGTACHVRGANRIGDVVTERLGIGHAETTADLKFTAEYVACIGACGMAPVIMVNDATYGSLNVQKMNEVIDKYLAND; translated from the coding sequence ATGAGTAATGTTGCGGAACAACAAGAGCAGGAACTAGAAATAGATCTCGCTGGTGCGAATGAAATTCTCGATCACTACGAGTTTATGCAGGGTGCTTTAATGCCGGTTTTACAGGCGATTCAAGAGCATTACGGCTACATTCCCGAACCGTGTGTCGATCTCGTTGCCGAGCGCCTTAATGTTTATCCCAGCCAGATTTACGGGGTTCTGACATTTTATGCTCAGTTTCACCTGGAGCCGCGCGGTAAATATATTATTCGCGTCTGCAAAGGGACTGCTTGCCATGTCAGGGGCGCCAACCGTATTGGAGATGTTGTCACCGAGCGACTCGGGATCGGCCACGCCGAGACGACAGCAGATCTCAAGTTCACCGCCGAGTACGTGGCCTGCATCGGTGCATGCGGCATGGCTCCGGTCATCATGGTCAATGATGCCACTTATGGCAGCCTGAATGTGCAGAAGATGAACGAAGTCATCGATAAATACCTGGCGAATGACTAG
- a CDS encoding NADH-quinone oxidoreductase subunit NuoF: MAAPSEQIQVQICTGTGGIASGSLEVAAAFEAEFAKHGVEAKVGKRCDVKRTGCRGLCANDVLVDIVIPGQGAVTYDFVTSDMVPQLVEEHILAGNPVVKKVAGKYYTDFLAKQQRIVFSRCGTIDAESFDDFIEHQGFNGIRKAVTMKPEEVIEEVKKSGLRGRGGGGFPTGMKWSFCKATPGNLKYLICNADEGDPGAFMDRSVLEGDPYGLIEGMMIGAYAIGCTYGYVYVRAEYPLAIKRLQKAIDTCYEKGILGKDCMGLGFKFDLKIKAGAGAFVCGEETALMASIEGQRGMSRPRPPFPAVRGLWGKPTNINNVETFANISYIFYNSAEWYASIGTEGTKGTKIFALTGKVKHTGLVEVPAGTTVREVIYDVCGGIDKNRKFKAVQAGGPSGGCLPADALEAQVDYDSLIKAGAMMGSGGLVVMDETTCMVDVARFFLNFTRVESCGKCIPCRIGLKIMLEILERICAGEGREGDIELLLDMAVDIKKSSLCGLGQTAPNPVMSTIRYFRDEYEAHIKDKYCPSHVCKPLLKFSVMDNCKKCGMCKRACPVDAITWEKGQLAVIDLDKCTRCTTCYDACPFMAIE; encoded by the coding sequence ATGGCCGCACCTTCAGAACAAATTCAAGTACAAATCTGTACCGGAACCGGCGGGATCGCTTCCGGTTCCCTCGAAGTCGCTGCGGCCTTTGAGGCCGAATTCGCAAAGCATGGCGTTGAAGCCAAAGTTGGCAAGCGTTGTGATGTCAAACGTACCGGCTGTCGTGGCCTTTGTGCCAACGACGTCCTGGTCGATATCGTCATCCCTGGGCAGGGAGCGGTGACCTATGATTTTGTGACCTCCGACATGGTGCCGCAATTGGTTGAGGAACATATCCTTGCCGGCAACCCGGTTGTAAAGAAGGTCGCCGGTAAGTACTATACGGATTTTCTTGCCAAGCAGCAGCGCATTGTCTTCTCCCGTTGCGGGACGATCGATGCCGAAAGTTTTGACGATTTTATTGAGCATCAAGGCTTTAACGGTATACGTAAAGCAGTGACGATGAAACCGGAAGAAGTTATCGAGGAGGTCAAGAAATCTGGACTTCGTGGTCGTGGGGGCGGCGGTTTCCCGACCGGAATGAAATGGTCTTTCTGCAAGGCGACTCCCGGTAACCTGAAATATCTCATCTGTAATGCGGACGAGGGCGATCCCGGGGCCTTTATGGATCGTTCGGTCCTCGAAGGCGACCCGTACGGTTTGATCGAAGGGATGATGATCGGTGCTTATGCCATCGGTTGTACATACGGTTACGTTTATGTCCGTGCCGAATATCCCCTGGCAATCAAGCGGCTGCAAAAAGCGATCGACACCTGCTATGAAAAGGGAATTCTCGGTAAAGACTGCATGGGGCTTGGCTTTAAGTTTGATCTGAAGATCAAGGCCGGCGCCGGTGCCTTTGTCTGCGGTGAAGAGACGGCATTGATGGCCTCCATCGAAGGTCAGCGCGGTATGTCCCGTCCCCGCCCTCCATTCCCAGCCGTGCGCGGCTTGTGGGGGAAACCGACCAACATTAACAACGTTGAAACATTCGCCAACATTTCCTACATCTTTTATAACAGTGCAGAATGGTATGCCTCGATCGGAACCGAAGGGACCAAGGGGACCAAAATCTTTGCTTTGACAGGAAAGGTAAAACATACCGGTCTTGTCGAGGTCCCCGCGGGAACGACTGTGCGCGAGGTTATCTACGACGTTTGCGGTGGTATCGATAAGAACCGCAAGTTCAAAGCAGTACAGGCCGGTGGTCCTTCTGGTGGCTGTCTCCCTGCTGATGCCCTGGAAGCGCAGGTCGATTATGACTCACTGATCAAGGCCGGAGCGATGATGGGGTCCGGCGGTCTGGTGGTTATGGACGAAACGACTTGCATGGTCGACGTCGCGCGCTTCTTCCTGAACTTTACCCGTGTTGAATCTTGTGGCAAGTGTATTCCCTGTCGGATTGGTCTGAAGATCATGCTCGAAATCCTTGAGCGGATCTGCGCCGGAGAAGGGCGTGAAGGGGATATTGAGCTGCTGCTCGATATGGCCGTCGATATCAAGAAGAGTTCACTCTGTGGTCTCGGACAGACCGCCCCGAATCCGGTTATGTCGACCATCCGTTATTTCCGTGATGAGTATGAAGCGCATATTAAAGACAAATACTGCCCGTCCCATGTCTGTAAGCCGTTGCTCAAATTTTCGGTCATGGATAACTGTAAAAAGTGCGGTATGTGTAAAAGAGCCTGCCCGGTGGATGCCATCACCTGGGAAAAAGGGCAGCTGGCAGTGATCGATCTTGATAAATGCACACGGTGCACAACCTGTTACGATGCCTGTCCGTTCATGGCTATTGAGTAG
- a CDS encoding glutamine--tRNA ligase (catalyzes a two-step reaction, first charging a glutamine molecule by linking its carboxyl group to the alpha-phosphate of ATP, followed by transfer of the aminoacyl-adenylate to its tRNA) — protein MDDQVTESTPSNFIRNIISADLKEGRHRSIVTRFPPEPNGYLHIGHAKSICLNFGLARDFAGCCHLRFDDTNPAKEEVEYEESIKRDVAWLGFDWGEHLYYASDYYETFYQCAEALINAGKAYVDSQSAEEMRQRRGTLTEPGVASPYRERSSAESFDLFRRMRSGEFADGTHILRAKIDMAAPNINLRDPALYRIKQTEHHRTGAAWCIYPMYDFAHPISDALEGVTHSICTLEFEDHRPLYDWVIDNLTLPARPRQYEFARLNLTYTVMSKRKLLELVSDGHVAGWDDPRLPTLSGLRRRGYPPAAIRTFCERIGVGRNDNWIDMSVLEDCVREELNDSAPRVMVVLRPLKVVIENYPEGEVELMEVANHPANPDFGVRTVPFGREIYIEQDDFAEVPPKGFFRLAPGKEVRLRNAYFITCTGVVHDPASGAIVELRCSYDSASRGGSSPDGRKVKGTIHWVSARDSAAAEVRLYDRLFSVPQPGVGKEVDYLQQINPHSVEILRDCRCEPGLATADPLIRYQFERQGYFCLDAAVSASGVPVFNRIATLRDSWSKSV, from the coding sequence ATGGATGATCAGGTTACCGAAAGTACGCCGAGCAACTTTATCCGCAATATTATCAGCGCCGATCTCAAAGAGGGGCGGCATCGCTCCATCGTCACCCGCTTTCCGCCGGAACCGAACGGCTATCTCCACATCGGCCACGCCAAGTCGATCTGTCTGAACTTCGGCCTCGCCCGAGATTTTGCCGGCTGCTGTCATCTCCGTTTTGATGACACCAATCCGGCCAAAGAAGAGGTCGAATATGAAGAGTCGATCAAGCGCGATGTCGCCTGGCTCGGTTTCGATTGGGGGGAGCACCTTTATTACGCTTCTGACTATTACGAAACGTTTTATCAGTGTGCTGAGGCGCTGATCAACGCCGGCAAGGCTTATGTCGACAGCCAGAGCGCCGAGGAGATGCGGCAGCGGCGCGGCACCCTCACCGAACCCGGGGTGGCCAGCCCCTACCGCGAGCGGAGCAGTGCTGAAAGTTTCGACCTCTTTCGTCGCATGCGGTCCGGTGAATTTGCCGATGGCACTCATATCCTCCGCGCTAAAATCGATATGGCGGCGCCGAATATCAACCTGCGTGATCCCGCCCTGTACCGTATCAAGCAGACCGAACATCATCGTACCGGCGCTGCCTGGTGCATCTATCCGATGTACGACTTTGCCCACCCGATCTCGGATGCCCTCGAAGGGGTGACCCACTCGATCTGCACCCTTGAATTCGAGGACCACCGTCCCCTTTACGATTGGGTCATCGATAATCTCACTCTGCCGGCGCGCCCGCGTCAGTACGAGTTTGCCCGCCTCAACCTGACCTATACGGTGATGAGTAAGCGCAAGCTCCTTGAACTCGTCAGTGACGGTCATGTCGCCGGCTGGGATGATCCGCGCCTGCCGACCCTGTCGGGACTACGGCGGCGCGGTTATCCACCAGCAGCGATCCGCACCTTCTGCGAGCGTATCGGTGTCGGCCGGAATGATAACTGGATCGATATGAGTGTTCTGGAAGATTGTGTGCGCGAGGAGCTCAACGACAGCGCGCCGCGGGTCATGGTAGTGCTGCGTCCCCTCAAGGTGGTGATCGAGAATTATCCGGAAGGGGAGGTTGAGCTGATGGAGGTGGCCAATCATCCGGCCAATCCTGACTTCGGTGTCCGTACCGTCCCCTTTGGCCGCGAGATTTATATCGAGCAGGACGACTTTGCCGAAGTGCCGCCGAAAGGCTTCTTCCGGCTGGCGCCGGGGAAAGAGGTACGGCTGCGTAACGCTTACTTTATCACCTGCACCGGGGTGGTGCACGATCCGGCCAGCGGCGCTATCGTCGAGCTGCGCTGCAGTTATGATTCTGCCAGTCGCGGTGGCTCTTCGCCGGACGGGCGCAAGGTCAAGGGGACGATTCACTGGGTCTCGGCCCGCGACAGTGCTGCGGCCGAGGTGCGTCTTTACGATCGCCTCTTCAGTGTACCGCAGCCGGGCGTCGGCAAAGAGGTCGATTATCTGCAGCAGATCAATCCCCATTCAGTGGAGATCCTGCGCGACTGCCGCTGTGAGCCGGGGCTGGCCACAGCTGATCCGCTGATCCGCTACCAGTTTGAACGCCAGGGCTATTTTTGTCTTGATGCGGCAGTGTCGGCAAGCGGCGTGCCGGTCTTTAATCGTATTGCTACCCTGCGCGATTCGTGGAGCAAGAGCGTTTAA